A stretch of the Bacillus sp. B-jedd genome encodes the following:
- the ctaG gene encoding cytochrome c oxidase assembly factor CtaG → MLTLDIFGFKALWSPYFFTSLALLTALYFILTIRLKDRFEGSVPLQARQIVYFTTSMVLLYIIKGSPLDLMGHITFYAHMIQMASLYLIVVPLFIMGIPPWLWRAAIKIPAIGKIFNFMTKPLIALLVFNGMFSLYHVPLIFDAVKQSMLLHAAFTAGIFFFALFMWWPIVTELPEHQTLTGLKKLGYIFADGILITPACALIIFTNDPLYATFSDPSLWAKSMELCVSPSLLAGLDLSGPEMFSTLSLLEDQRLGGVLMKIIQEVVYAVFLAKVFFEWYRQEQSGIDPEPEPFAAE, encoded by the coding sequence GTGCTTACTCTTGACATATTTGGATTCAAAGCACTATGGAGCCCGTACTTTTTTACTTCTCTCGCGTTACTGACCGCCCTTTATTTTATTTTGACAATTAGGCTAAAGGACAGGTTTGAGGGCAGCGTACCATTGCAGGCACGGCAGATTGTTTATTTTACCACTTCAATGGTCTTGCTATATATCATTAAAGGCTCACCGCTCGATTTGATGGGCCATATAACTTTTTATGCCCATATGATCCAAATGGCTTCACTTTACTTAATTGTCGTCCCTTTGTTCATTATGGGGATTCCGCCATGGCTATGGAGGGCGGCAATTAAAATTCCCGCGATCGGCAAAATCTTCAACTTCATGACAAAACCACTGATCGCATTGTTGGTATTCAATGGAATGTTCTCGCTTTACCATGTCCCATTAATTTTCGATGCTGTAAAGCAGTCAATGCTTCTTCATGCCGCTTTTACTGCAGGAATTTTCTTTTTCGCCCTGTTCATGTGGTGGCCGATCGTCACTGAGCTGCCGGAGCATCAAACACTGACCGGCCTGAAGAAACTTGGCTATATTTTTGCGGACGGAATTCTCATTACACCGGCCTGCGCCTTGATTATTTTTACGAACGATCCACTATATGCAACATTCTCGGATCCTTCTTTATGGGCTAAATCCATGGAACTCTGTGTATCGCCGTCCCTTTTGGCAGGATTGGATTTAAGCGGTCCGGAGATGTTCAGTACATTGTCGCTCCTGGAAGACCAGCGGCTTGGCGGAGTCCTGATGAAAATAATACAGGAAGTTGTCTATGCTGTTTTCTTGGCAAAAGTTTTCTTTGAATGGTACAGGCAGGAACAGTCGGGGATTGATCCTGAACCCGAACCGTTCGCTGCTGAATAA
- a CDS encoding DUF420 domain-containing protein, with product MDHSVPILPTISTSFIVISAILVAIGWYQISKRQIEAHKKTMLAAGVAALTFFIIYMSRTVFIGNTSFGGPEHLKIYYTVFLIFHITLATLGAILGLINIYTGLKDRLNIHRKLGPFTSIVWFGTAITGVAVYLLLYIFYEGGETTSVIKAILGT from the coding sequence ATGGACCATTCAGTACCGATATTGCCAACAATCAGTACCTCTTTCATTGTGATAAGTGCCATCCTAGTCGCTATAGGCTGGTATCAAATTTCCAAAAGGCAGATAGAGGCACATAAAAAAACAATGCTTGCTGCCGGAGTAGCCGCGCTTACTTTTTTCATTATTTATATGTCCAGGACCGTGTTCATAGGGAATACTTCATTTGGCGGCCCTGAACATCTCAAAATTTATTATACGGTCTTTTTGATTTTTCACATTACCCTTGCGACTCTAGGAGCCATTCTCGGTCTCATCAATATATACACCGGCTTGAAAGATAGGCTTAATATCCATCGAAAGCTTGGGCCGTTTACGAGCATCGTATGGTTTGGCACGGCTATTACAGGCGTGGCGGTCTACCTGCTCCTCTATATTTTTTATGAGGGCGGGGAAACGACCTCGGTCATCAAGGCTATTTTGGGGACATAA
- the ytvI gene encoding sporulation integral membrane protein YtvI, with translation MTAFFTRKKILWAVWILAALLALYFILPVSVPLILALFTAILLEPSVRLTTIRFKAKRNISVLIVFTLFVILIGSLGYYVTVKAAAEALDMVNHVPAYANGISSYWLEAKERIGIMSKDMPESIVVQMTSQVDNFVVSLKNVVLTYVNISSIKSLLTNIPNLFISFIVYLVALFLFMVDIPRLRRSIQAHLTESTAEKVNAMFSRLSAVIVGFIKGQILVGVLIFVIALIGLYVITPDAALLAAALIWIFDFIPVIGPLIILGPMALFFALTGSILIAFELVVLAAILIAVRQYLESRMHLSHSRLSPLITLAAMYLGFKMMGVTGIVIGPIIVVAIKTAHEAGMIKLNFKL, from the coding sequence TTGACAGCATTTTTCACTAGAAAAAAGATTTTATGGGCTGTTTGGATACTTGCTGCGCTCCTGGCCCTTTATTTTATCCTGCCTGTATCGGTTCCGTTGATTTTGGCCTTATTCACCGCGATCCTCTTGGAACCTTCAGTCAGGCTGACCACAATCCGATTTAAAGCCAAAAGGAATATTTCTGTCTTAATCGTATTTACTCTTTTTGTTATCCTCATTGGTTCACTCGGCTACTATGTGACCGTTAAGGCTGCCGCTGAAGCCCTTGACATGGTTAATCATGTCCCGGCCTATGCGAACGGGATATCCTCGTATTGGCTGGAAGCGAAAGAAAGGATTGGCATCATGTCTAAAGACATGCCAGAATCCATCGTTGTCCAAATGACAAGCCAGGTTGATAATTTTGTTGTTTCCCTAAAAAATGTCGTGCTTACTTACGTGAATATTAGCAGCATCAAGTCGCTCTTAACAAATATTCCGAATCTCTTCATTTCCTTCATTGTTTATTTAGTTGCTCTTTTCTTGTTTATGGTCGATATTCCAAGACTAAGAAGAAGCATTCAGGCGCATTTAACCGAATCGACCGCCGAAAAAGTAAATGCAATGTTTTCCCGGCTTTCAGCTGTTATCGTTGGATTTATAAAGGGCCAAATTCTTGTAGGCGTATTGATTTTTGTGATTGCGCTGATTGGATTGTATGTAATTACGCCCGATGCAGCTTTACTTGCGGCAGCGCTTATCTGGATCTTCGATTTCATCCCGGTAATTGGCCCGTTAATCATCCTTGGTCCGATGGCTCTGTTTTTTGCGCTGACGGGAAGTATATTGATTGCATTCGAATTGGTCGTGTTGGCTGCTATCCTGATTGCAGTTCGACAGTATCTGGAGTCTAGAATGCATCTAAGCCATTCCCGGCTTTCCCCTCTTATTACGCTGGCCGCCATGTATCTTGGCTTTAAAATGATGGGAGTTACGGGTATAGTCATTGGCCCGATCATAGTGGTTGCAATTAAAACAGCCCACGAAGCAGGTATGATAAAATTAAATTTCAAGCTTTAA
- a CDS encoding YugN family protein → MKFENTGLEKLKADLGHLDDIMLRHGLVREGQWDYERVTFDKKYELRDGTYYLRIRGYAVEGDVDSSRALIQLLPPLLGKHYYPHGVEYGEGEKFPAALVTQCKNLLDKIKEEVEEFAE, encoded by the coding sequence GTGAAATTTGAGAATACTGGACTGGAAAAACTTAAAGCAGATCTCGGTCATCTGGATGATATCATGCTAAGGCATGGCCTTGTCCGGGAAGGTCAGTGGGATTATGAAAGAGTAACCTTCGACAAGAAATATGAACTCCGTGACGGTACATACTATCTGAGGATCCGCGGATATGCGGTCGAAGGAGATGTGGATTCCAGCAGGGCGTTAATTCAATTGCTGCCTCCTCTTCTTGGAAAGCATTACTATCCGCATGGAGTGGAATATGGCGAAGGGGAGAAGTTCCCAGCCGCGCTTGTGACCCAGTGCAAGAACCTGCTGGATAAAATCAAAGAAGAAGTTGAGGAATTCGCAGAATAA
- a CDS encoding CBS domain-containing protein, whose protein sequence is MEKVGDFMTENVETCSLLDNMFEVAVKMQEWNVGAIPIMDGERLAGIITDRDIVIRGTAEKKPGSTKVEEIMTKELVTVSPDSSTDEAVKLMAKHQIRRLPVVENSKLLGMVSLGDFAVRERTDEQAGSALSEISETNYNGVQH, encoded by the coding sequence ATGGAAAAAGTAGGAGATTTTATGACTGAAAATGTAGAAACTTGTTCCTTACTGGATAATATGTTTGAGGTGGCAGTAAAAATGCAAGAATGGAATGTTGGGGCAATCCCGATTATGGACGGCGAAAGGTTAGCCGGCATTATTACAGACCGCGATATTGTCATTAGGGGAACGGCAGAAAAAAAGCCTGGTTCCACTAAAGTGGAGGAAATAATGACAAAAGAGTTAGTTACCGTTTCTCCCGATTCTTCAACTGATGAAGCCGTTAAGTTAATGGCGAAGCATCAAATACGGAGGCTGCCTGTTGTTGAAAACTCCAAGCTCCTTGGTATGGTCTCCCTTGGTGATTTTGCGGTTAGAGAACGGACAGATGAGCAGGCAGGAAGCGCCCTATCAGAGATTTCTGAAACAAATTATAACGGAGTACAGCATTAG
- a CDS encoding CAP domain-containing protein has translation MILSAVFLTIGFYVNQDGNGDKDSLIREEPVPEEEQPTKSNKGGASNYDIPDRPDIGLSILIGKSIQDVEKALGKPARIDKSGYDYEWHIYNLDLNKYVQVGVVNQKVVTVYAIGPQANVAPFTIGMPLEEIFTSFAIHTNILMQYEGNEYRIELTDTDVNTMPLIQFGDIFAQLSIDRFTSSLSSVRFLDAETLIKQRPYEISYRGELIEARPLNSEEWQEVEAGAEKQIFDMTNVLRLRYELETLKWDEKTAEAAYGHSLDMYESNNFSHISEKYGNLSDRLKKSKVVYQSAGENIAANYIDAPAVMEGWLNSKGHRESLLNKDFTHIGVGVHRKYYTQNFIQKWLE, from the coding sequence ATGATACTTTCTGCGGTTTTTCTGACGATTGGATTTTATGTAAACCAGGACGGAAATGGGGACAAGGACTCCCTTATTCGCGAAGAGCCGGTTCCGGAGGAGGAACAGCCGACAAAGAGCAATAAAGGCGGTGCGTCAAATTATGATATTCCCGACAGGCCTGACATAGGGCTATCCATTCTGATTGGAAAGTCAATTCAGGATGTGGAGAAGGCGCTTGGCAAACCTGCCAGGATTGATAAATCAGGTTATGACTATGAATGGCATATTTACAATCTGGACTTAAATAAGTATGTCCAGGTAGGAGTGGTAAATCAAAAGGTTGTAACTGTATATGCGATAGGCCCGCAAGCGAACGTCGCCCCCTTTACAATTGGGATGCCGCTCGAAGAAATCTTTACCTCCTTTGCAATACATACGAATATTTTAATGCAATATGAAGGAAATGAGTATCGCATTGAATTAACCGATACCGATGTAAATACAATGCCTCTTATCCAGTTCGGGGATATTTTCGCACAATTGTCTATCGATAGATTTACAAGCAGCCTTTCAAGTGTGAGGTTTCTTGATGCGGAAACTTTAATTAAACAAAGACCCTACGAAATCTCATACAGAGGGGAATTGATTGAAGCGAGGCCGCTCAATTCGGAGGAATGGCAAGAGGTAGAGGCTGGAGCGGAAAAACAGATTTTCGACATGACAAATGTACTTAGGCTCCGCTATGAATTGGAAACTTTGAAGTGGGATGAAAAGACCGCCGAAGCCGCTTACGGACATAGTCTTGATATGTATGAAAGCAATAATTTCTCCCATATTTCTGAAAAGTACGGGAACTTATCGGATAGGCTGAAAAAGTCAAAGGTGGTATACCAGTCTGCGGGTGAGAATATAGCCGCCAATTATATCGATGCTCCCGCTGTCATGGAAGGATGGTTAAACAGCAAAGGCCACCGAGAGTCATTGTTGAATAAGGACTTTACCCATATCGGGGTTGGCGTCCATCGGAAATATTACACACAGAACTTTATCCAGAAGTGGCTTGAATAG
- a CDS encoding PaaI family thioesterase yields the protein MKNELEQLLTDYMGLAKETDLKALSHVISGMKKKLEGHSTTFIGGILHYKKNPDESVWEITIPINPALFNSLGIVHGGITATLIDSAMGTLANSLVPEGYGAVTSQLNVHYLAPGIGESLRCQAEVAHQGKNTMVISAEVFRDDGKKAAQATGSFFIVEKKVSSGE from the coding sequence TTGAAAAACGAACTTGAACAGTTGCTGACGGACTATATGGGACTTGCAAAAGAAACAGATTTAAAAGCTCTTTCCCATGTCATCAGCGGGATGAAAAAGAAATTGGAAGGCCATTCCACCACATTTATTGGAGGTATCCTTCATTATAAGAAGAATCCCGATGAATCAGTCTGGGAAATAACCATTCCAATCAACCCTGCCCTTTTCAATTCCTTGGGAATCGTTCATGGCGGCATTACAGCGACACTGATCGATTCGGCCATGGGGACTCTTGCCAATTCCCTCGTCCCGGAAGGATATGGAGCGGTCACTTCCCAATTGAATGTCCATTATCTTGCTCCTGGAATTGGAGAAAGCCTCCGCTGCCAAGCAGAGGTCGCCCATCAAGGAAAAAACACGATGGTGATCAGCGCGGAAGTATTTCGTGATGACGGTAAAAAAGCAGCGCAAGCAACTGGAAGTTTCTTTATCGTAGAAAAGAAGGTCAGCAGCGGAGAGTGA
- a CDS encoding YlbD family protein produces MAENKLHPSVSRFKEFVTSHPHIIQDVRDGRATWQELYEDWYLLGEEDPRWIAKTGTETVNEPAAASDGQGAGVWMEKLMNYAQKMDPAQFQSHLYNLSQTLGAVQGLLNQFRSSPPPQQAPAEIAPPPQLFPFRKD; encoded by the coding sequence ATGGCTGAAAACAAGCTGCATCCTTCTGTCAGCAGATTCAAGGAATTTGTTACAAGCCATCCGCATATCATCCAGGATGTCCGGGATGGGAGGGCGACATGGCAGGAATTGTATGAAGATTGGTACCTGCTTGGTGAGGAAGATCCCCGTTGGATCGCCAAGACGGGAACGGAGACAGTAAATGAGCCCGCCGCTGCTTCGGATGGACAGGGGGCTGGAGTGTGGATGGAAAAGTTGATGAATTACGCACAAAAAATGGACCCAGCCCAATTTCAATCCCATCTTTACAATCTCAGTCAGACGCTTGGCGCGGTACAGGGGCTGCTTAACCAGTTCCGCAGTTCTCCTCCTCCGCAGCAGGCTCCCGCTGAAATAGCTCCGCCTCCGCAGCTTTTTCCATTCCGAAAAGATTGA
- a CDS encoding YlbE-like family protein — translation MRAEVMDYIKGRQDLKQFLREQPVWYRKLSRDPNALQDFETASLYHFEKTIPHRVAKFSNGVQMASMMFQMFQSMKTTGTQ, via the coding sequence ATGAGGGCAGAAGTAATGGACTATATTAAAGGAAGGCAGGATTTGAAACAGTTCCTTAGGGAACAGCCTGTCTGGTATCGGAAGCTTTCGAGGGATCCAAACGCTTTACAGGACTTTGAAACCGCGTCTTTATATCATTTTGAAAAAACCATCCCCCACCGGGTCGCCAAATTTTCCAACGGTGTACAGATGGCATCAATGATGTTTCAGATGTTTCAATCTATGAAAACTACAGGAACTCAGTAA